GGCGTGGATGATGAAGTTGGCCACCACCTCGTCGATGGCCAGCACTACCTGATTGACCGTGATTTCGGGCAGGTTGCGGCTGTTGAGGTAATTCCGCACAAAGTCCCGCACCTGCTGGAGGTGGCTGCGGGAGCAGGCAATGCGGAGGGTGGATTTCATCGGGTGGTCAAACGTTAAAAGTTGAGAGTCAGGAGTTGCCAGTGATATAGTCGGGAGGCGCGAAGGCCCACGTTCAACTGCTCACTCTTAACTCGTAACTCACCTATGCAGCTTCGGCTTCGGCGGCGCTGGGTACGATGGTCATCAGCGCATCGAGGCCCAGAATTTCGAACACGTTGAACACTTTTTCCTGCATGTTGAAGAACACCAGCTTCACGTTGGCATCCTGAAAACGCTGCAGGTGCGAGATGAACACTCCCAGGCCGGCCGAGGAGATATAGCTGAGCTTGGCACAGTCGACCAGCACCTTGCGGTAGTTGAGGATGTCCGGCTTGGCCAATTCGGTGTCAAGCACAATGGCGGAGCTAGCGTCGAGCTCGCCATCGAGCAGGAGGGTGAGGGTTTCGGCGGAGGGTTGGGCAGTTACTTTCATAATGAGGTCGATACGTCAGGCCAACAGTGGGGGTTGGGCCGACTTGAATTTAATGACCAGCAGGGTCTGGTCGTCGTGAATCGGATGCCCGTGGGTGAAGGCGTTGAGGTCCTTCAAAATAAAGTCCTTGATTTCGTTCGCTTCTTGGTAATAGCTCTCTTCGAGGCGCAGCTTGAGGCGGTCTTCGCCGTATTCTTCGGTGCCGTCGCCGCCCCGGGCTTCCACGATGCCGTCGGTGTAAATCACCATCACGTCGCCGGGGCTGTAGTCGTAAAACTGGTTCTTGATGTGCTTCTCGTAGCTCTCGTTGCGGATGATGCCGAGCCCGAGGCCCTGCGACTCAAAGTAAAACACCTCCTCGCGCAGGGCGTGATAGTACAGCGTGTGGCAGTGCCCGGCGCGGGCAAACACGAAGCCACCCTGCTCATAATCAATGATGTAGAGCGACGAGGTGATGAACGACGATTTCTCTAGGCAGTGGGTGAGGGCCGCGTTGGCCTGGGCCATGAAGCGGCTGGGCACCGGAAATTTGTCCCGCTCGTTTTTCGCCAGCGGGTTTTCCTGCATCAGCGAATGGAAAATGCCCTTCATCTGAGCCATGTGGAAGGCCGCCGTCACGCCCTTGCCGCTCACGTCGCCGATGATGACGGCCAGCCGCCGGCCCGGCAGGTGCAGGAAATCGTAAAAATCGCCGCCCACTTCCTTGGCCGCCAGCGAGTGCGAGCTGATGTCGAACCAGTTGTCGGTGGGCAGGTTTTTCGGAATGAGGCTGTCCTGCACCTGCGAGGCAATTTTCAGCTCCTCCTGCGTGCGCTGGTTTTCCAGCGACGTGCGCACCAGCTCCAGGTTTTCGATGCTGAGCACGGCCTGGCTGGTGAAGGTTTGCAGGATGCTCAGGTCTTCGCGGTCAAAGGTGTTGGGCTCTACCTTGAGCAGGTAGAGCATGCCGTAGTTGAAGTGCAGACCGCGCAGGGGCAGCTGCAGCAGCGAGCGGTAGTGCTGCGTGGTGCCCTCGAACCCGATGCGGGCGTGCAGGTCGTTGGTGATGAAATCGCCCTCGGGCAGGTCGTGGCCCTGCAGGCGGGCGCGGAGGGCATCGGCCTGTTCGGGCTCGAGGTTGAAATACTGCGTGGCGGCCGCCGCAGTCACGCCCGAGTGGCCGGGGTCGAGGTCGAGCCAGGCGGCATCGGCCTTCACCGTCTGCACCGCCGACTCCAGCAGAATGTGGTACACCTCGGCCGTGGTTTGGCCGCGCTGAATGATTTGGGTGAGGCGCTGCAGACGCAGGATTTCGCTGCGCCGCTGCTCGATGACGTCGGCAATGGGCAGGTTGAAGAACGTCACCAACAAGCCCATTAAGGCATAAAATGCCGAGAAGAAAGCCGTGAGCAGCAGAAACGCGTGCTGCGGCTGCGGCGCAATGAGCTGCGGGTCGGCCTGCGTGACGCGGAAGTACTGCACAAATACCAGCACACTAAACAGCAGGCCGGACTGCAGCAGCACGGCGCGCCACTTCTCGCGCTGGCTGAGGTAGGCCACCCATTTCTGGTGCCCGCTCAGGTAGATGCCGTATAGGCCAAGCAGCACCACCAGGGGAATGCCGATGTAATTGGGCGGGTTGACGCCCACCAGCCGGAACAGCAGCGTAGCGCCCAGCAGCACCTCAAAAACCGTCCACTCGCGCTGCAGGCGGGGCAACGACCGAAACAGCACCAGCGCCCGCCACGCGTAGTTGGTGCGCGCCAGAAAAACAACGAATAGCCCCAGGTTCAGGGTATAGATGCTGGTGAAGAACAGGCCGTTGCTGTCGAATACCGGCTGGTCTTTCATGAGACGTTCCAGCAGGTGCAGGCCGATGCAGGCCAACGCCAGCAGGCCCGGCCCCGTGAGCAGGCGCCGCAACAGGCGCACGAACGCCTGCCCGTGCAGCGGCGAGGGCTGGTAGCGGTAATAGAGAAACACGCCCAGCACGAACACCCCCTGCGCCAGCTGCGTGGTCCATTCCGGCCAAGTGCCCAGCCACGGCCCGGCGCCCGAGTGGCTCAGGGCACTCAGTAGCAGCAGGACCCAGCTCAGGAAGCTAAGCGGCAGCAGAAAAGAGGGTAAGCGTTGAAGCACAGACAGAAACTAGGAATAACACAAGCTCACCAGCCCGTTGCGCCGTGGCTAGCGCTCAACCGGCATGCAAGATACAATCCCCCCGCAAAAGCAAGCCCAACATTATGGCATGACTGAAGGAGCCCCGCCAGCGTAGGCCGGCGGGGCTCCTTGGAGGTCAGGGCGCTAAAAAATTACGCTTACCGGCTCGAATAGTTCGGCGCCTCGCGGGTGATTTGCACGTCGTGCGGGTGCGACTCGCGCAGGCCAGCCCCGGTGATGCGCACAAACTGCGCGGCCTGCAACGCCTCAATATTGCGTGCGCCCACATAGCCCATGCCCGCGCGCAGGCCGCCGGCCAACTGGTAAATCACCTCGCTCACGTTGCCTTTGAAGGGCACGCGGCCCACAATGCCCTCGGGCACCAGCTTCTTCACGTCATCCTCGGCATCCTGGAAGTACCGGTCTTTGCTGCCGTCCTCCATGGCTTCCACCGAGCCCATGCCGCGGTACGATTTGTACTTGCGGCCTTCGTAGATGATGAGGTCGCCGGGCGCTTCTTCGGTGCCGGCCAGCAGCGAGCCCACCATCACGGCGGCGGCGCCCCCGGCCAGGGCCTTCACCAGGTCGCCCGAAAACTTGATGCCGCCGTCGGCCACCAGCGTCACGCCGGTGCCTTCCAAGCCCTTCGCGGCTTCGAGCACGGCCGAAAGCTGCGGCACGCCAATGCCGGCAATGATGCGCGTGGTGCAGATGGAGCCCGGGCCCACGCCTACTTTCACCACGTCGGCGCCGGCGTCGGCCAGGGCTTTGGCGCCGGCGGCGGTGGCCACGTTGCCGGCCATCACGGGCAGCTTGGGGTAGGCGGCTTTGATGGCGCGCACGGCGTCTAGCACGCCCTTGGAGTGGCCGTGGGCGGTGTCGAGGCTCACGATGTCGACGCCGGCCTCGACCAGCGCCGCGACGCGGGGCAGCAGGTCGGCCGTGACGCCCACGGCGGCGCCCACGCGCAGGCGGCCCTGGCCGTCTTTGCTGGCGTGCGGGGTGCGGCGGCGCTTGCGAATGTCTTTGTACGTCATCAGGCCGGCCAAGCGGCCTTCGGTGTCCACGAGGGGCAGCTTGTCCACTTTGCTGTCGGTGAGGAGCTGCTCGGCGGCGGCTTGGTCGATGCCGGCGGGGGCCGTCACGAGGCGGTCGAGCGGAATCATGACCGTGGTCACGGGCTGGGTCAGGTCGGTTTCGAAGCGCAGGTCGCGGCTGGTGAGGATGCCTTGCAAGGTGTGGTCTGGGGCCACCACCGGGATGCCGCCGATGTTGTGCTTGCGCATGAGCTGGCGGGCGTCGGCCAGGGTGGCGGTGGGCGGCAGCGTGAACGGGTCCTGAATCAGGGCCGACTCGCTGCGCTTCACGCGGCGCACGTGCTCGGCCTGCGCCTTGATGGACATGTTCTTGTGAATGATGCCCAGGCCGCCTTCCTGCGCCAGCGCAATGGCCATGTCCGACTCCGTGACGGTGTCCATGGCCGCCGAAATGAGCGGGGTGTGCAGCCGGATGGTGGGGGTGAGGCGGGTGCCGGTGTCGCAGTCTCGGGGGAGCACCTCGGAGTATGCCGGCAGCAGCAGCACGTCGTCGTAGGTGAGGGCCTCGAAGGCAATTTTAGGGGTTGCGGAGTCCGCCATGGCAAAAGGGGTTGGGGGTTGGTACCTTTTGCCAGTCAAAGTTACGGCGGGAAATTGGGTTGAAAGCGCTTAAATAGAAGAGCGGCTTTATTCCTTCGTGAATTTTACCACGCCCACCTCATTGCCGGCCACTACCCGTGAGAGGTAAAGCCCACTGGCTAAGCTGCGTAGGTTCACAGCCTGGCCGTTGCGCACGGCTGCTCGCAGTACGGTGCGCCCCTGAGAGTCGCTGATTTCCAGGCCAACTTCGGCCAGAGCGGCGGGGAGCACCACGTGCAGCTCCTGCGCAACGGGGTTGGGGTAGAGGCTCACGGCCAGGCGTTGGGCAGGGCGGGCCGCCGTGGCCACGCCGGGGGCATACAGCCAAGAATAACCGGCCGGAAACTCGCGCTTCCAGAACCACTCGGCGTGTTGGCCGTCGGTGCGGGTGTTGAAGTTGAGGTTAGCCGCCGGCACACCGCCGCGCTGCAAAGAATCGCGCATGGCGGCCATCTGGGGCACCATGGTGGTGCTCTCGGCAGTGCCGCTCACGAAGTAGAAGCGGGTGTTGGGGTTGGCGGGGTGAGCGTGCACGTACTGGAACAGCTGCGTGGCCGCAAACCAGTAGGCCGGCGAAAACACGCCCACTTTACCAAACACCGTGGGCTCGCGCAGGGCGGCGTAGGTGGCAATGAGCGCGCCCATGCTGGAACCCGCGATGCCGGTATTTTCGCGGCTGGTCAGGGTGCGGTAGTTGGCGTCGATGTAGGGCTTCAGGGTTTGCACCAGGAAGTCGACGTAAAGGTCGCCTTGCCCGCCGCCGTACTGCGGGTTGTTCCAGGGCGAGTACTCGTCGAGCCGGGCGCTGCCGTTGTCGACGGCCACCACAATGCAGCCGGTGGGGTCCTGGCCGCTGGCTTGCAGCTGGTTCAGGGTTTCGTCCACGCTCCACTCGCCGGCAAAGGAGGTGCGGGCGTCGAACACGTTCTGGCCATCTTGCATATACAGCACCGGGTAGCGGCGCCCGCTGCTGGCGTAGTCGGCCGGCAGATACAGCCACACGCGCCGGGTACGCCCCAGCTGCGGCATGGCAAACGTGGTGGAAATCACCGTGACGTTGGCCGCCGCCGTGGACGTGCCGGTGGGCGTACCGCCCGCCAGGTCTTCCCAGTTCAATACCTGGTGCAGCACCGTGGCGCCCGCGCCGGCAATGGTGTACGTCCGGTTGGGCACCTGCCCGTTGGAAGCCGTGGTTTCGACCGCCGCCCACGAGCCGCGGGTGAATTTGTACTCAATAGACCCCGTCACCGAGGCGGGCAGGGTGATGGAATACGTGCCATCGGCCGAATTGTACGCCAGGGCGTGGGCCGCGCTGGCGGGGTTCCAATTGTTGAAAGTGCCCGCCATGTAGATGGTGGCATTGGCCGGCGTATTGCTGGGAACGGCCGTAATGCGGAAGGTGGTTTGGGCCTGGGCGGCAAGCCCCAGCAAGGCCAGCAGGAAGGTAAAAAGCTTTTTCATAGCGCAGCGGGACAGAGTGGGAATGGACGTGGCACGAAGGTACGTCCGCGAGCTGCGGCCTATGCTTTCGACCGTTTGGTCAAACAATTCAATACCTCAACTCGTCTTAGCGCCTACCATTTCATTGCAATTCATCATGCCCGATTCCACTCCCCAAACCTGGTTTATTACCGGCGCCTCGTCCGGCTTCGGCGAAGCCCTGGCCGACCACGTGCTCGAACAAGGCGGCCGCGTGGCCGCCACCTTCCGCAAGCCCGAGCAGGCCGCGGACTTCACCGCCAAAACCCCCGACCGCACCCTCGGCGTGGTGGCCGACGTGACCAACGAAGGCCAAGTGAAAACGGCCATTGCCGATTCCATTGCCCGTTTTGGCCAGCTCGATGTGGTGGTGAACAACGCCGGCTACGGCTCCATGGGCAGCATCGAGGAGGTGCCGGCCGAGGAGGTGCAGCGCCAGTTCGACGTGAACGTGTTCGGGGCCTTGCACGTGCTGCGGGCCGTGCTGCCGCACCTGCGCGAGCGCAAAAGCGGCCACGTGCTCAACATCACCAGCATCGGCGGGCTGAAAACTTTTCCCGGCGTGGGCATCTACAACGCTTCCAAATTTGCCCTGGAGGCCATTGGCGAGAGCCTGAGCCAGCAGGTGGGCCCGCTCGGCATCAAGGTCACCAACATCGAGCCCAGCGGCTTCCGCACGAAGTGGGCCGGCGAGTCGGCTACCATCGCCAACACGAAAATCGATGACTATCAGCCCACCGTGGGCGAAAACATCCGCGGCATTGAGGGTTACAGCGGCCGCCAGCCCGGCGACCCCGTGCGCGCCGCCAAGGCCATGTACGACGTAGTGCAGATGGAAAACCCGCCCCTGCACCTGCCCTTGGGCAAAGCCGCCGTGAAGGGCGCCCGCGACAAGTTTGCGACCCTTACTAAAGAGCTGGAGCAGTACGCCGACATGGGCGACGCCGCCGATTTTCCGGCCGGTGAGTAAGAAAAAACTGGTCGGCTGCCGACTACAAACGGTCATGCGGCGCGCCGCATGACCGTTCTTTTTGGTAACATAGGCTTGCCCGCCGCCCGACTTATCTTCGCCCCATGCCGCATTCTACCAACGACCACCGCGCCACCTCTTGGGAAGACCTGCAGCGCCTGCTGTTCCAGAATACCTGGGACGGGCGCATCGGGCGGTTTCGGTCGCCGTTTGTGTACCGGGGCAGCCGTTCGCGGCATTATCTGCTGAATACCAGCTTGCAGCGCCTCGGCGGCGAGTACCACCGCCTGGAGCACCACCTGCTGCGCAACTTCCGCAAATACGCCCGCGACACGCCCATGCAGGCCGCCGGCGCCAGCACCTGGGACTGGCTGGCCCTGGCCCAGCACCACGGCTTGCCCACCCGCCTACTCGACTGGACCTACTCGCCCTACGTGGCCCTGCACTTTGCCACCGACGACCTCGACGCCTACCACGAAGACGGCATCGTGTGGGCCCTGAACTACGTGAAAGCCGCCGAGCACCTGCCCCAACGCCTGCGCCAGGCCCTGCGCCAGGAGGGGTCCAACGTTTTCACCTCCGAGCTTCTTCAGCCCGAAAGCAGCAGCCTGCACGAGCTGGAGCAGCTGCAGGCCGAACCCTACGTGCTGTTTCTGGAGCCGCCCAGCCTCGATGCGCGCATCGTGCACCAATACGCGCTGTTTTCGCTGATGAGTACGGCCCAGAGCGTGCTGCACGATTGGCTGGCCGCCCGCCCCGAGCTGTATTTCCGCATCATCATTCCGGCCGAGCTCAAATGGGAAGTGCGCGACAAGCTCGACCAGGCCAACATTACCGAGCGGGTGCTGCTGCCGGGCCTCGGTGGCCTCAGCCGCTGGCTGCACCGCCACTACTCGCCCCGCACCGATGGTCGCAGCTTCCTGGATGAGAACGAGATGCGGTGATTCAGTGAGCAGTGAACAGTGAGCAGTGAACAGTTGGCAGATGAGGCTAAGCTGTTTTGTTCACTGTTCACTGTTCACTGTTCACTGAAGTTTACTGTCCTAGCCGCTTCTTCGTGAGCTTGGTGGGGATGTGTTCCATAGGCTTATCGGGCCAGGGGTGCTTGGGGTAGCGGCCCTTCAAATCTTTGCGCACATCGAAGTAGCCCTTTTCCCAAAAGCTGCGCAGGTCGCGCGTGACCTGGGCCGGCCGGCCGCCGGGCGAGAGCAGGTGCAGCAGCAGCGGCACCCGCCCGCCCGCCACCGCGGGCGTTTCGGTGAGGCCGAACAACTCCTGCAGCTTCACGGCCAGCACGGGCGCGGCGGGGTCGCTATAGTCGAGGGTGATGTGCGAGCCGCTGGGCACCTCCAGCTCGGCTGGCGCGAGGCGGTCGAGGGTCTGGCGCTGGGCCCAGCTGCCGGGCAGGCGCGCCAGCAGCGGCTCGTATAAGTCCAGACGCTGGACCTGGTCGAGGGTTTTGAGGCCGGTAAGGTGCGGACCCAGCCACTCGGGTAACTCCCGGGTCAAGGTTTCGTCGTCGAAGGCCGGCCACGCTTCGGCCGCGCCGTCTTCGGCGGCGGGAAAGTGCTGCCGCAAGAATTCCAGCCGCTGCTGCAGTTGGCGGGCGCCGGGCGTCCAGTTCAGCTTGCTCACGCCGGCTTCCAGCAAATAGTCCAGCAAGGCCCGCGCCACCAGTGAGGCATCGGGCTGGCCAATGACTTTTTCGTCGAGCAACAGGGCGCCCAGGCGGCGCACCCGGCGGCCGGTCACGCGCTGGGCGGCCGGGTCGTAGCGCACCTCATCGGTGGTCGTAATCTGGTCGGCAAAGGCCAGCTCCAGCTCGTCTTGCCCCAGGGGCGCGGCCAGCGTAGCCCGCGGCGCCGAGGCCGTGCCCGCCAAATGCGCCACCGCAAAAAACGTGGCCTGCGGGTCTACGTCCGTCGTGTTCAGGCTCACGCGCTGGCCCGTCACGAGGCGCAGGCGGTCGTGCGTTTCGCGCTGGGCCAGCCGGTCAGGATAAGCAAGCGCCGTGAGCAGGCCGACTGGTGAATTGGTGAGGTGGTGGGGTGGTGAGGCCGCGGCTTTGCCCAGACGGCCGGTCAGGTTGCGGGCCACGTCGCGCACGCGCTGCAGCGTGGCGTGGTGCAGCGCCAGACCCGGCAGCGGCGGCCGGCCGCTGGTTAGGGCTTCGAGACGCAAGCGCAGGTCGGGCGGCGCGGGGCGCGTGTCGGTGGGAGAGGCCCAGCGCAGCAGGTCGCGCTCAGCCAGCAAAGCGGCCAAGGAAGCAGCTGAGGTGCCGTGCCCCAGTTCCTGTCCGCGCACCACCAAGTGGCCCAGGCGCGGCGGTAGGCCCAGCGCGGCCAGCTGCCGGCCATGCGCCGTGGGTTTGATGGCCGCAGTAGTGGTCACCATGGCTCCTAAGCGTAAGAGTAATTCCTGCGCCTGGCCAAAGGCAGCGGCGGGTGGCGCATCCAGCCAGCGCAGGGCGGTGGGCTCGGCCGCGCCCCATAGCGCTAGCTCCAGCGCCAGGCTGCTGAGGTCAGCAGTGTGGATTTCGGGCGGACGGTGGGCGGGCAGGTTGTGGTGCTCGGCTTCGGTCCAGAGGCGGTAGCAGGTGCCGGGGGCCAGGCGGCCGGCGCGGCCCCGGCGCTGGTCGGCGGCGGCGCGGGCCACGGGCACGGTTTCGAGGGTGGTGAAACCGGTGCGCGGCACGAAGCGCGGCACCCGCGCATAGCCGCCGTCAATTACTACCCGCACGCCCTCGATGGTGAGGCTGGTTTCGGCAATGCTGGTGGCCAGAATGACCTTGCGCCGTCCGGGTTTCGATGGTCGCAAGGCGGCGTCCTGGGTTTCGAGTGGCAATTCGCCGTGCAGCAGGTGCAGGTCGACGTACTCGGGCAGGGCATCTTCCAGCTTGCGGGCGCTGCGCTGCAGGTCGCCCACGCCGGGCAGGAAAACCAGGATGTCGCCCTCGGCGTGGGTGTTCAGCGCGGCGCGCACCTGCGCGGGCACCAGCTCGGCCAAGCGGTCGGCAGGCTTATTGGGCAGGGCGGCGGCCCGCCGCGGGTCGAGGTAGTGCGTTTCAATCGGAAACAGAAAGCCCGCCGACGACACCACCGGCGCGGGCAGCCACTGGCCCAGCCGCTGCGCTTCGAGCGTGGCGCTCATGATGAGGATGCGTAAATCATTGCGCAGCACGGCTTGCGCGTCCAGCGCCAGCGCTAGGCCTAGGTCGGCGTTCAGGCTGCGCTCGTGAAATTCATCGAACACCACCGCGGCCACGCCTTCCAGCGCCGGGTCGTCCTGAATCATGCGCGTCAGAATGCCTTCGGTGATGACTTCCACGCGGGTTTCGGCGCTCACCTTGCTGTCGAGCCGCACGCGGTAGCCAATGGTGCGGCCCACGGGCTCGCCCAGCAGCTGAGCCAGGCGGGCGGCAGCACCGCGCACGGCCAGCTGACGCGGCTCCAGCACCAGAATTTTATCGTTGGGGTTGCGCCACTCGGCGGCCAGCAGCTCCAGGGGTACCACGGTGGTTTTGCCGGCACCCGGCGGCGCTTCCAGCACCACGCGGCTGTTGGCCGCCAGCGCGGCCCGCAAGGCAGGCAGCGCCGCGAGGATGGGCAAGTCGGGCAACGGCGGCAAAACGAAGGCGGGGTTCACCCGGCAAAATTACATCTGCTTTAAGCGGCCCCGTTGCCAGACCGCGCCTTACTTGCCGGGGGTAGTCGGGCGGGGAGCCGAAGCTAGAAGAGCGGGGGTAAGGACGGCTAAAAAACTGCTGCGGTCCGTTAGGCCAGCCGGCAGCGCCGCCGGTTGGTGGCCGAAGCGGCTGCCAGAAGTTTTGGCCAACTCCCCGCTTAGCCACACCTTGGGCCCCGCCACCGCTAGAGTGAGGGCGTCGTCGTCGTGGGGGCCGCCCACGCCTTGTGCCCAGGTAAACCCCGCAGCGGGGCCGGTATCGGTGAGCTTGGCCACGAAGCCATCGGTCTGGCCAACGGAAGACAGCGCCGTGCGGCCAAAGCTAGCCGGGGCGGCAGGAAGGTGCTGTTTTCGGTCGTGGCGGTGGCCGAAGAAACCGGCCACGTACACTTCGGTGCCCTGCACGGCCATGGCGTACACGCCGTCGTCGCCCAGCCCCCCGGCGCGCTCGGCCCACACAAAGCGGCCACTGGCGCCCGTGTCCGTGAGCTTGGCCACGAAGGCATCCGAACCAAACGTTCCGGTGGAGCGACGTGGGCCGCAAACAATACCGGATTTTGGATTGGACGAGTCCGGCAGGTACACGTGCTGGTCCGCATTGGTCAAAGCAAGGGCGCCGAATGTGGCCACGTTGCCCCCAAAATAGCCCGCCAAGTACACACTCTTGCCCCGCACCGCCAAGGCGCGAACGTAGTCGAGGCCGTCGCTGCCCACGCGTTGGCACCAGCCAAAACGGCTGGTGGCTCCCAGGTCGGCGAGTTTGGCGATGAAGACGTTGCTGAGGCCCTTCGCCGTGAGGGACGTGGGGCCAAAAGACACTGAGCCGGAGAAATGACCAGCCACGTACACGCCGCTGCCGCTCACGGCCAGGAGAGGCCCCGAATCGTAGCCACTGCCCCCGGCCTGCTGCGCCCAGCCAAACCGAGCAGCGGGGCCGGTATCGGTGAGCTTGGCCACGAAGATGTCGGGGCTGGTAGCTGTCTGGCCGGTGGTGGCCAACGTGGTGCTGCCGAATTGGGCAGCCTGGGTGAATAGGCCGCCCAGGTACAGTGTGTTGGCGTTGGCGGCCAGGGCCGTGGCGCGGTCATTGCCCGCGCCGCCGGCTCGCGCGGCCCACACAAAAGCGGCCGCCGTGCCATGGTCGCTGAGCTTGGCCACAAACGCATCCGAGCCGCCAGCCGAGGTCAGGGTGGTGGTGCCAAAAGTGGCCGTAGCCGGCGCGCTCGCCGTTTCGGCCGCCGTGCCGCCAAATTGACCCACCACATACACCGCATCACGATGCAGCGCCAGGGATGCGGAATGGTCGAAACCGCTACCGCCGGCTCGTTGGGCCCACACGTATTTTCCCAAAGCCCCGCTCCATTTGGCCACAAACACGTCAGAGCCACCGGCGCTGTTCAGCTCGGTGCTGCCGAGGCGGACTGTGCCCCAGAAGGAGCCGGCCACGTACACATTACCAGCCGCATCGGCCACCGTGGCGTTGATGCGCGACGAGCTTTCGTTCGTTTGGGCGCTCATCATGGCTACTTGCCAAGCCGGCGCTTGCGCAAAGGCCCCGATGCCCCGAAAAACGATAAGTAGTAGCATGAGACGAGCCCAAGTCATGGCAGAGAAGCTAAGTAGTGAGCGCGAAAATCAACAGCCAATGTACGCGCTAGTCGACTGGGTTCAAACGCGCTGCATGGGCCACAGCTCCACGCTCACGGGGCCGCCCGCGTGCACCAGCGGCGCCCCGGCGGGCGTGGGCAAGCCGTGGCTTTCTACCAGCGACGACTCGTAGTGCAGCACCTGCGCCGCGCTCAGGGGCCAGGGCTGGTGGGCCACCCGGCCCCGGTAGAGGCGGGTCTGAGCCTTGTTGCTGGCGTAAAGGCAGTAGCGCTCAGTAAGAAAAAAGGCCAGCGAGCCGGGCTCGGCCGGGGGCAGGGGCGTTCCGATTTTCCAGGTGGCGCGGAAGCTGGCGGCTGGCATGCGCCCCTGCGCGCGCCGCGCTGTGAACTGCCGCAGCTGGGCACTGGGGCTGTCCAGGCGCATGGTGGCGCGCAGGTAGGGCAGGTGGAAAAAGGTGCGCGCCACCCACACGGCCAGCGGGCTGGTGGCATCGAGCGAGAAAAACCACACGCCGGGCACGCCGTCGAGGTGCACGTAGGTGCGCACGTTCAGCTCCAGAAATTCGTCGGTGCCGGGCACGGGCGGCGTGAGGCGGGTGCTCACCTTCGACATCTTGAAGGGCACCACCGCCAGCCAGGCCATGCCGTCGTAGGTGTCGACGCGGAGGCGGGGCGGCAGCAGCGGCTGTAGCAGCGCCGCTGGCACCGGCCAGTGCATAAACAGGAGGTCGCTCCACTGCTGGCGCAGCAGCGGCGCGCCCAGGGGCCGCTCGCGCAGCGCTAGGCGGGCGGCCAGGGTGGGGGCGCTAGGGTCGGCCACAGCGGGCGGGGCAAAAGCAGAATCGGGCA
This DNA window, taken from Hymenobacter sp. 5317J-9, encodes the following:
- the hrpB gene encoding ATP-dependent helicase HrpB; the encoded protein is MPDLPILAALPALRAALAANSRVVLEAPPGAGKTTVVPLELLAAEWRNPNDKILVLEPRQLAVRGAAARLAQLLGEPVGRTIGYRVRLDSKVSAETRVEVITEGILTRMIQDDPALEGVAAVVFDEFHERSLNADLGLALALDAQAVLRNDLRILIMSATLEAQRLGQWLPAPVVSSAGFLFPIETHYLDPRRAAALPNKPADRLAELVPAQVRAALNTHAEGDILVFLPGVGDLQRSARKLEDALPEYVDLHLLHGELPLETQDAALRPSKPGRRKVILATSIAETSLTIEGVRVVIDGGYARVPRFVPRTGFTTLETVPVARAAADQRRGRAGRLAPGTCYRLWTEAEHHNLPAHRPPEIHTADLSSLALELALWGAAEPTALRWLDAPPAAAFGQAQELLLRLGAMVTTTAAIKPTAHGRQLAALGLPPRLGHLVVRGQELGHGTSAASLAALLAERDLLRWASPTDTRPAPPDLRLRLEALTSGRPPLPGLALHHATLQRVRDVARNLTGRLGKAAASPPHHLTNSPVGLLTALAYPDRLAQRETHDRLRLVTGQRVSLNTTDVDPQATFFAVAHLAGTASAPRATLAAPLGQDELELAFADQITTTDEVRYDPAAQRVTGRRVRRLGALLLDEKVIGQPDASLVARALLDYLLEAGVSKLNWTPGARQLQQRLEFLRQHFPAAEDGAAEAWPAFDDETLTRELPEWLGPHLTGLKTLDQVQRLDLYEPLLARLPGSWAQRQTLDRLAPAELEVPSGSHITLDYSDPAAPVLAVKLQELFGLTETPAVAGGRVPLLLHLLSPGGRPAQVTRDLRSFWEKGYFDVRKDLKGRYPKHPWPDKPMEHIPTKLTKKRLGQ
- a CDS encoding DUF2071 domain-containing protein; this encodes MPDSAFAPPAVADPSAPTLAARLALRERPLGAPLLRQQWSDLLFMHWPVPAALLQPLLPPRLRVDTYDGMAWLAVVPFKMSKVSTRLTPPVPGTDEFLELNVRTYVHLDGVPGVWFFSLDATSPLAVWVARTFFHLPYLRATMRLDSPSAQLRQFTARRAQGRMPAASFRATWKIGTPLPPAEPGSLAFFLTERYCLYASNKAQTRLYRGRVAHQPWPLSAAQVLHYESSLVESHGLPTPAGAPLVHAGGPVSVELWPMQRV